GCAAGCTTAGGCGTAGATTTGATCGGCGGCTTGGGAAAGGGGCGATGCCGGAAGATGGATCGTCACCGTCAATCCACCGCCCGGGAGGTTGGCCAAGCTGATGTCTCCACCATGATTGCGAACGATGGATCGGGCGATGGCCATGCCGAGGCCGATGCCTCCTGTTTGTTTATTGCGGGATTCCTCCAGCCGCACAAACGGCTGAAAAACCCGTTCAAAATCCTTCTCCGGAATTCCCGGACCGCTATCTTGAATCACAATCTGAAATTCCGTGTTTTCAATGACTCCTTAATCATGATTGACTATGCCAATACCAGGCGGCGGGAAGGACATCATGCGTTTGAGGCCATCTGCCAGGCCGGCATCCGCCGGTTCCGGCCCATTCAATTAACCACCCTCCCCACCTTCGGGGGGTTGGGTCCCATGATTTTCGAAACGTCCCGTCAGGCACGGTTTATGATTCCCATGGCCATTTCATTGGGATTTGGAATTCTCTTTACCACCGCTATCATGCTCGTGCTCATTCCCTGTCTCTATCTGGTCGCGGAGGATGTGTTGGGCCTGTTCACCGTTACGGTCAAATCGCCTTCCCCGGAAAAGGTTTCGAATGAACCCGAAGCCATCGCTTCCGAGTAAGAGAGGGGCTATTTACATAACTAAAAAGCACTCTCCACATCAGCATATATACAAATGGCAAAAACAAGGGAAAGCTTTCGTGATTCAAGAACTATGCCTAATTTTCAGTAACCATTGTTCATGTTTTACCGTGTTCACGTAGCCTCCACATCCAACAACCACTCCCCAGTTCTTAATGTTTTAGCCG
The Nitrospiraceae bacterium DNA segment above includes these coding regions:
- a CDS encoding efflux RND transporter permease subunit — its product is ASLGVDLIGGLGKGRCRKMDRHRQSTAREVGQADVSTMIANDGSGDGHAEADASCLFIAGFLQPHKRLKNPFKILLRNSRTAILNHNLKFRVFNDSLIMIDYANTRRREGHHAFEAICQAGIRRFRPIQLTTLPTFGGLGPMIFETSRQARFMIPMAISLGFGILFTTAIMLVLIPCLYLVAEDVLGLFTVTVKSPSPEKVSNEPEAIASE